The following coding sequences are from one Salvia hispanica cultivar TCC Black 2014 chromosome 3, UniMelb_Shisp_WGS_1.0, whole genome shotgun sequence window:
- the LOC125210045 gene encoding uncharacterized protein LOC125210045, with protein sequence MTVYNIRCGSHVILATVTSDPAAAYGWVCEILKFHRSNHAYRQRSLLVGLGVQWVSRHAATLQLCVGSSCLIFQLHHAHHCPNFLRCFLVDPNVIRVALWDNAIAAMLWSSPHALQVGRVGDVRRAAYALMRCGRGATMGELAQEILGIPGMRMDEAVAYSDWENQELTYQQVQYACRVVVLPFLMASELRLWEYFL encoded by the coding sequence ATGACGGTGTACAACATCCGTTGCGGCTCCCACGTGATCCTCGCCACCGTGACTTCGGATCCAGCCGCCGCGTATGGATGGGTCTGCGAGATCCTCAAATTCCACCGCAGCAACCATGCCTACCGCCAACGCAGCCTCCTGGTGGGGCTGGGCGTCCAGTGGGTGTCCAGGCACGCCGCCACGCTCCAGCTGTGCGTGGGGTCGAGCTGCCTCATCTTCCAGCTCCACCACGCCCACCACTGCCCCAACTTCCTTCGCTGCTTCCTCGTGGACCCCAACGTCATCCGCGTCGCGCTGTGGGACAATGCGATCGCAGCGATGCTATGGAGCTCGCCGCACGCTCTCCAGGTGGGGCGGGTGGGGGATGTGCGCAGGGCGGCGTACGCGCTCATGAGGTGCGGCCGGGGAGCGACGATGGGGGAGCTGGCGCAGGAGATCTTGGGAATTCCGGGGATGCGGATGGATGAAGCGGTGGCGTACAGCGACTGGGAGAATCAAGAACTCACATATCAGCAGGTTCAGTATGCGTGCCGTGTTGTTGTTCTTCCTTTCTTGATGGCCTCGGAGCTTCGCCTTTGGGAATATTTTCTCTAA
- the LOC125215541 gene encoding alpha-mannosidase I MNS5 isoform X2, which produces MLLGKRWASFLIFMLIFSTFYSQIASSKSDPYAAKKKRMSQKVRQMFYHAYDNYMTYAFPHDELKPLTKSFTNSLSELGNLKLERLPQEYNGSALTLIESLSSLVILGNNTEFEKGVLWLSENLTFDVDARINLFECNIRVLGGLVSAHILATDSTNRLTKGTYCNQLLVLAEELGRRFLPAFDTPTGLPYAWINLKHGVMENEITETSTSGCGSLILEMGALSRLTGDPRFESAALRALRKLWSMRSSLNLMGTTLDVETGEWIEFSSGIGAGVDSFYEYLVKAHILFGRDEFWRMFQPAYTAVQKYFRHGPWYHEADMRTGRATYWQLTSLQAFWPGLQVLVGDITAANSSHREFFYVWQKFGVIPERYLLDHQMLHPTEKYYPLRPELAESTFYLYQATKDPWYLQVGESIVDSINLHTRVEGGFASIRDVTTMELEDHQHSFFLAETCKYLYLLFDDSFLVNRNYVFTTEGHPLPILSSWHERLPEAYIPSNWTSVKSEECRKRASAMSQRICPASPNCRHDHEQLESAKIVQRGWLLRSVALVRAPRNKFFCL; this is translated from the exons ATGTTGCTTGGAAAGAGATGGGCATCGTTTCTCATATTTATGCTGATTTTTTCCACATTTTACTCCCAAATCGCTTCCTCAAAGTCTGACCCTTATGCTGCTAAGAAGAAGCGGATGAGCCAAAAAGTCCGCCAGAT GTTTTACCATGCCTATGACAACTATATGACGTATGCTTTCCCG CATGATGAATTGAAGCCTCTGACAAAATCATTCACGAATTCTCTAAGTGAGCTTGGAAATCTGAAG CTTGAACGTCTGCCACAAGAATATAATGGTTCAGCACTCACTCTCATTGAATCTCTGTCCAG CCTTGTAATTCTGGGAAACAATACCGAGTTTGAGAAGGGAGTTCTTTGGTTATCTGAGAATCTTACATTTGATGTTGATGCCAGGATAAACCTCTTTGAg TGCAACATAAGAGTACTTGGAGGACTTGTGTCTGCTCATATTCTTGCAACTGATTCTACAAACAGGTTAACTAAAGGAACTTATTGTAATCAACTTCTTGTCCTCGCTGAGGAGCTAGGAAGACGTTTTTTACCTGCATTTGATACCCCCACTGGACTGCCTTACGCATGGATCAACTTGAAG CACGGTGTGATGGAGAACGAGATAACAGAAACAAGCACATCTGGTTGTG GTTCTCTAATTCTTGAAATGGGAGCACTGTCACGTTTAACCGGTGACCCAAGATTTGAGTCTGCTGCTTTACGTGCTCTGCGCAAGTTATGGAGCATGAGGAGCTCTTTAAATCTCATGGGAACAACACTTGATGTAGAAACTGGGGAATGGATAGAGTTTTCTTCTGGAATTGGAGCTG GTGTTGATTCGTTCTACGAGTATCTAGTTAAAGCTCACATTTTATTCGGAAGGGATGAATTCTGGAGGATGTTTCAGCCTGCTTACACTGCTGTGCAAAAATACTTTCGACATGGTCCTTG GTACCATGAAGCTGATATGAGGACAGGAAGAGCAACGTACTGGCAACTTACGAGCCTACAAGCATTTTGGCCTGGCCTTCAG GTTCTTGTTGGGGATATCACTGCCGCTAACTCGTCACATCGCGAATTTTTCTATGTATGGCAGAAGTTTGGAGTAATACCAGAGAG ATATCTCCTGGATCATCAAATGCTGCATCCTACTGAGAAATACTATCCCTTACGCCCAGAGTTGGCAGAATCGACATTTTACCTGTATCAAGCAACCAAAG ATCCGTGGTATCTACAAGTGGGGGAGTCAATAGTGGATTCTATCAATTTGCACACACGAGTCGAAGGTGGCTTTGCCAGCATTAGAGATGTAACAACCATGGAGCTGGAAGATCATCAGCACAGCTTTTTCCTCGCTGAGAC GTGCAAATACCTCTATCTTCTGTTTGACGATTCATTTTTGGTCAACCGAAATTATGTATTTACAACTGAAGGCCACCCACTGCCTATTTTAAGCTCTTGGCATGAGAGACTTCCGGAGGCATATATTCCCAGTAATTGGACATCAGTTAAG AGCGAGGAGTGCCGAAAACGAGCCAGTGCAATGTCACAACGGATATGTCCAGCATCGCCAAACTGCAGGCACGACCACGAGCAGCTCGAAAGT GCGAAGATCGTGCAGCGTGGCTGGTTACTGCGGTCTGTGGCTCTCGTGAGAGCGCCCCGCAACAAATTCTTTTGTTTGTGA
- the LOC125215541 gene encoding alpha-mannosidase I MNS5 isoform X1 produces MLLGKRWASFLIFMLIFSTFYSQIASSKSDPYAAKKKRMSQKVRQMFYHAYDNYMTYAFPHDELKPLTKSFTNSLSELGNLKLERLPQEYNGSALTLIESLSSLVILGNNTEFEKGVLWLSENLTFDVDARINLFECNIRVLGGLVSAHILATDSTNRLTKGTYCNQLLVLAEELGRRFLPAFDTPTGLPYAWINLKHGVMENEITETSTSGCGSLILEMGALSRLTGDPRFESAALRALRKLWSMRSSLNLMGTTLDVETGEWIEFSSGIGAGVDSFYEYLVKAHILFGRDEFWRMFQPAYTAVQKYFRHGPWYHEADMRTGRATYWQLTSLQAFWPGLQVLVGDITAANSSHREFFYVWQKFGVIPERYLLDHQMLHPTEKYYPLRPELAESTFYLYQATKDPWYLQVGESIVDSINLHTRVEGGFASIRDVTTMELEDHQHSFFLAETCKYLYLLFDDSFLVNRNYVFTTEGHPLPILSSWHERLPEAYIPSNWTSVKSEECRKRASAMSQRICPASPNCRHDHEQLESVCHIPDTRADYRCLTDDDCGVDSMSCRRRSCSVAGYCGLWLS; encoded by the exons ATGTTGCTTGGAAAGAGATGGGCATCGTTTCTCATATTTATGCTGATTTTTTCCACATTTTACTCCCAAATCGCTTCCTCAAAGTCTGACCCTTATGCTGCTAAGAAGAAGCGGATGAGCCAAAAAGTCCGCCAGAT GTTTTACCATGCCTATGACAACTATATGACGTATGCTTTCCCG CATGATGAATTGAAGCCTCTGACAAAATCATTCACGAATTCTCTAAGTGAGCTTGGAAATCTGAAG CTTGAACGTCTGCCACAAGAATATAATGGTTCAGCACTCACTCTCATTGAATCTCTGTCCAG CCTTGTAATTCTGGGAAACAATACCGAGTTTGAGAAGGGAGTTCTTTGGTTATCTGAGAATCTTACATTTGATGTTGATGCCAGGATAAACCTCTTTGAg TGCAACATAAGAGTACTTGGAGGACTTGTGTCTGCTCATATTCTTGCAACTGATTCTACAAACAGGTTAACTAAAGGAACTTATTGTAATCAACTTCTTGTCCTCGCTGAGGAGCTAGGAAGACGTTTTTTACCTGCATTTGATACCCCCACTGGACTGCCTTACGCATGGATCAACTTGAAG CACGGTGTGATGGAGAACGAGATAACAGAAACAAGCACATCTGGTTGTG GTTCTCTAATTCTTGAAATGGGAGCACTGTCACGTTTAACCGGTGACCCAAGATTTGAGTCTGCTGCTTTACGTGCTCTGCGCAAGTTATGGAGCATGAGGAGCTCTTTAAATCTCATGGGAACAACACTTGATGTAGAAACTGGGGAATGGATAGAGTTTTCTTCTGGAATTGGAGCTG GTGTTGATTCGTTCTACGAGTATCTAGTTAAAGCTCACATTTTATTCGGAAGGGATGAATTCTGGAGGATGTTTCAGCCTGCTTACACTGCTGTGCAAAAATACTTTCGACATGGTCCTTG GTACCATGAAGCTGATATGAGGACAGGAAGAGCAACGTACTGGCAACTTACGAGCCTACAAGCATTTTGGCCTGGCCTTCAG GTTCTTGTTGGGGATATCACTGCCGCTAACTCGTCACATCGCGAATTTTTCTATGTATGGCAGAAGTTTGGAGTAATACCAGAGAG ATATCTCCTGGATCATCAAATGCTGCATCCTACTGAGAAATACTATCCCTTACGCCCAGAGTTGGCAGAATCGACATTTTACCTGTATCAAGCAACCAAAG ATCCGTGGTATCTACAAGTGGGGGAGTCAATAGTGGATTCTATCAATTTGCACACACGAGTCGAAGGTGGCTTTGCCAGCATTAGAGATGTAACAACCATGGAGCTGGAAGATCATCAGCACAGCTTTTTCCTCGCTGAGAC GTGCAAATACCTCTATCTTCTGTTTGACGATTCATTTTTGGTCAACCGAAATTATGTATTTACAACTGAAGGCCACCCACTGCCTATTTTAAGCTCTTGGCATGAGAGACTTCCGGAGGCATATATTCCCAGTAATTGGACATCAGTTAAG AGCGAGGAGTGCCGAAAACGAGCCAGTGCAATGTCACAACGGATATGTCCAGCATCGCCAAACTGCAGGCACGACCACGAGCAGCTCGAAAGTGTTTGTCACATCCCAGACACTCGTGCTGATTACAGATGTCTCACTGATGACGACTGTGGTGTCGATTCTATGTCGTGCAGGCGAAGATCGTGCAGCGTGGCTGGTTACTGCGGTCTGTGGCTCTCGTGA
- the LOC125215541 gene encoding alpha-mannosidase I MNS5 isoform X3: MLLGKRWASFLIFMLIFSTFYSQIASSKSDPYAAKKKRMSQKVRQMFYHAYDNYMTYAFPHDELKPLTKSFTNSLSELGNLKLERLPQEYNGSALTLIESLSSLVILGNNTEFEKGVLWLSENLTFDVDARINLFECNIRVLGGLVSAHILATDSTNRLTKGTYCNQLLVLAEELGRRFLPAFDTPTGLPYAWINLKHGVMENEITETSTSGCGSLILEMGALSRLTGDPRFESAALRALRKLWSMRSSLNLMGTTLDVETGEWIEFSSGIGAGVDSFYEYLVKAHILFGRDEFWRMFQPAYTAVQKYFRHGPWYHEADMRTGRATYWQLTSLQAFWPGLQVLVGDITAANSSHREFFYVWQKFGVIPERYLLDHQMLHPTEKYYPLRPELAESTFYLYQATKDPWYLQVGESIVDSINLHTRVEGGFASIRDVTTMELEDHQHSFFLAETCKYLYLLFDDSFLVNRNYVFTTEGHPLPILSSWHERLPEAYIPSNWTSVKSEECRKRASAMSQRICPASPNCRRRSCSVAGYCGLWLS; this comes from the exons ATGTTGCTTGGAAAGAGATGGGCATCGTTTCTCATATTTATGCTGATTTTTTCCACATTTTACTCCCAAATCGCTTCCTCAAAGTCTGACCCTTATGCTGCTAAGAAGAAGCGGATGAGCCAAAAAGTCCGCCAGAT GTTTTACCATGCCTATGACAACTATATGACGTATGCTTTCCCG CATGATGAATTGAAGCCTCTGACAAAATCATTCACGAATTCTCTAAGTGAGCTTGGAAATCTGAAG CTTGAACGTCTGCCACAAGAATATAATGGTTCAGCACTCACTCTCATTGAATCTCTGTCCAG CCTTGTAATTCTGGGAAACAATACCGAGTTTGAGAAGGGAGTTCTTTGGTTATCTGAGAATCTTACATTTGATGTTGATGCCAGGATAAACCTCTTTGAg TGCAACATAAGAGTACTTGGAGGACTTGTGTCTGCTCATATTCTTGCAACTGATTCTACAAACAGGTTAACTAAAGGAACTTATTGTAATCAACTTCTTGTCCTCGCTGAGGAGCTAGGAAGACGTTTTTTACCTGCATTTGATACCCCCACTGGACTGCCTTACGCATGGATCAACTTGAAG CACGGTGTGATGGAGAACGAGATAACAGAAACAAGCACATCTGGTTGTG GTTCTCTAATTCTTGAAATGGGAGCACTGTCACGTTTAACCGGTGACCCAAGATTTGAGTCTGCTGCTTTACGTGCTCTGCGCAAGTTATGGAGCATGAGGAGCTCTTTAAATCTCATGGGAACAACACTTGATGTAGAAACTGGGGAATGGATAGAGTTTTCTTCTGGAATTGGAGCTG GTGTTGATTCGTTCTACGAGTATCTAGTTAAAGCTCACATTTTATTCGGAAGGGATGAATTCTGGAGGATGTTTCAGCCTGCTTACACTGCTGTGCAAAAATACTTTCGACATGGTCCTTG GTACCATGAAGCTGATATGAGGACAGGAAGAGCAACGTACTGGCAACTTACGAGCCTACAAGCATTTTGGCCTGGCCTTCAG GTTCTTGTTGGGGATATCACTGCCGCTAACTCGTCACATCGCGAATTTTTCTATGTATGGCAGAAGTTTGGAGTAATACCAGAGAG ATATCTCCTGGATCATCAAATGCTGCATCCTACTGAGAAATACTATCCCTTACGCCCAGAGTTGGCAGAATCGACATTTTACCTGTATCAAGCAACCAAAG ATCCGTGGTATCTACAAGTGGGGGAGTCAATAGTGGATTCTATCAATTTGCACACACGAGTCGAAGGTGGCTTTGCCAGCATTAGAGATGTAACAACCATGGAGCTGGAAGATCATCAGCACAGCTTTTTCCTCGCTGAGAC GTGCAAATACCTCTATCTTCTGTTTGACGATTCATTTTTGGTCAACCGAAATTATGTATTTACAACTGAAGGCCACCCACTGCCTATTTTAAGCTCTTGGCATGAGAGACTTCCGGAGGCATATATTCCCAGTAATTGGACATCAGTTAAG AGCGAGGAGTGCCGAAAACGAGCCAGTGCAATGTCACAACGGATATGTCCAGCATCGCCAAACTGCAG GCGAAGATCGTGCAGCGTGGCTGGTTACTGCGGTCTGTGGCTCTCGTGA
- the LOC125215541 gene encoding alpha-mannosidase I MNS5 isoform X4, which translates to MLLGKRWASFLIFMLIFSTFYSQIASSKSDPYAAKKKRMSQKVRQMFYHAYDNYMTYAFPHDELKPLTKSFTNSLSELGNLKLERLPQEYNGSALTLIESLSSLVILGNNTEFEKGVLWLSENLTFDVDARINLFECNIRVLGGLVSAHILATDSTNRLTKGTYCNQLLVLAEELGRRFLPAFDTPTGLPYAWINLKHGVMENEITETSTSGCGSLILEMGALSRLTGDPRFESAALRALRKLWSMRSSLNLMGTTLDVETGEWIEFSSGIGAGVDSFYEYLVKAHILFGRDEFWRMFQPAYTAVQKYFRHGPWYHEADMRTGRATYWQLTSLQAFWPGLQVLVGDITAANSSHREFFYVWQKFGVIPERYLLDHQMLHPTEKYYPLRPELAESTFYLYQATKDPWYLQVGESIVDSINLHTRVEGGFASIRDVTTMELEDHQHSFFLAETCKYLYLLFDDSFLVNRNYVFTTEGHPLPILSSWHERLPEAYIPSNWTSVKMCKTNTVH; encoded by the exons ATGTTGCTTGGAAAGAGATGGGCATCGTTTCTCATATTTATGCTGATTTTTTCCACATTTTACTCCCAAATCGCTTCCTCAAAGTCTGACCCTTATGCTGCTAAGAAGAAGCGGATGAGCCAAAAAGTCCGCCAGAT GTTTTACCATGCCTATGACAACTATATGACGTATGCTTTCCCG CATGATGAATTGAAGCCTCTGACAAAATCATTCACGAATTCTCTAAGTGAGCTTGGAAATCTGAAG CTTGAACGTCTGCCACAAGAATATAATGGTTCAGCACTCACTCTCATTGAATCTCTGTCCAG CCTTGTAATTCTGGGAAACAATACCGAGTTTGAGAAGGGAGTTCTTTGGTTATCTGAGAATCTTACATTTGATGTTGATGCCAGGATAAACCTCTTTGAg TGCAACATAAGAGTACTTGGAGGACTTGTGTCTGCTCATATTCTTGCAACTGATTCTACAAACAGGTTAACTAAAGGAACTTATTGTAATCAACTTCTTGTCCTCGCTGAGGAGCTAGGAAGACGTTTTTTACCTGCATTTGATACCCCCACTGGACTGCCTTACGCATGGATCAACTTGAAG CACGGTGTGATGGAGAACGAGATAACAGAAACAAGCACATCTGGTTGTG GTTCTCTAATTCTTGAAATGGGAGCACTGTCACGTTTAACCGGTGACCCAAGATTTGAGTCTGCTGCTTTACGTGCTCTGCGCAAGTTATGGAGCATGAGGAGCTCTTTAAATCTCATGGGAACAACACTTGATGTAGAAACTGGGGAATGGATAGAGTTTTCTTCTGGAATTGGAGCTG GTGTTGATTCGTTCTACGAGTATCTAGTTAAAGCTCACATTTTATTCGGAAGGGATGAATTCTGGAGGATGTTTCAGCCTGCTTACACTGCTGTGCAAAAATACTTTCGACATGGTCCTTG GTACCATGAAGCTGATATGAGGACAGGAAGAGCAACGTACTGGCAACTTACGAGCCTACAAGCATTTTGGCCTGGCCTTCAG GTTCTTGTTGGGGATATCACTGCCGCTAACTCGTCACATCGCGAATTTTTCTATGTATGGCAGAAGTTTGGAGTAATACCAGAGAG ATATCTCCTGGATCATCAAATGCTGCATCCTACTGAGAAATACTATCCCTTACGCCCAGAGTTGGCAGAATCGACATTTTACCTGTATCAAGCAACCAAAG ATCCGTGGTATCTACAAGTGGGGGAGTCAATAGTGGATTCTATCAATTTGCACACACGAGTCGAAGGTGGCTTTGCCAGCATTAGAGATGTAACAACCATGGAGCTGGAAGATCATCAGCACAGCTTTTTCCTCGCTGAGAC GTGCAAATACCTCTATCTTCTGTTTGACGATTCATTTTTGGTCAACCGAAATTATGTATTTACAACTGAAGGCCACCCACTGCCTATTTTAAGCTCTTGGCATGAGAGACTTCCGGAGGCATATATTCCCAGTAATTGGACATCAGTTAAG ATGTGTAAAACCAACACTGTCCACTAA
- the LOC125209036 gene encoding uncharacterized protein LOC125209036, with the protein MADIVKQILTKPIQYADEVIKLADQANFMKSDCSEIKVRTEKLAVLLRQAARASGDLYERPTRRIIEDTEQVLDKALTLVFKCRSNGLRRIFIITPAAAFKKVHQQLDNSIGDVSWLLRVSAPADDRDDEYLGLPPIAANEPILCLIWEQIAILCSGSLDDRADAAASLVSLARDNDRYGSLIIEESGVVPLLKLLKEGRMEGQEHAARAIGLLGRDPESVEIIVNAGVCGVVAKILKEGHMKVQIVVAWALSELAANHRKCQDPFAQHNVIRLLVSHLAFETIPEHSKYAIATNKQSIHSLVMANSNPNPNHKSNETEEKHHGVADHPMDNQMPSQMHNIVTNTLAMKSTMLPVPHKSAASPSPISHSDIGEKSGKTNKQQSHQFIKQNKGNGLPGSSIKRREFEDPATKAEMKAMAARALRYLCAGNVSVCKSITESRALLCLAVLLEKGETEVKYNSAMALMEITAVAEQDSDLRRSAFKPTAPVARAVVDQFLRIVEKADCELLIPSIMSIGNLARTFRATETRFIPALVNLLDDREPEVSCEAAAALNKFVCSENFLHETHSKAIINSGGHRHLIPLIYFGEQMVQIPSFILLCYLAMHVPDSETLAQEDVLIALEWSTKQQHLMQDEGIVTLVYEAKKRFELYQSRVSKQYH; encoded by the exons ATGGCGGACATAGTGAAGCAGATCCTCACAAAGCCGATCCAATACGCAGATGAGGTGATCAAGCTCGCGGATCAGGCTAATTTCATGAAAAGCGACTGCAGCGAGATCAAG GTGAGAACGGAGAAGCTTGCGGTCCTCCTCCGCCAGGCCGCTCGCGCGAGCGGGGACCTCTACGAGCGCCCCACGCGCCGCATCATCGAGGACACAGAGCAGGTCCTCGACAAGGCCCTCACCCTCGTCTTCAAGTGCCGCTCCAACGGCCTCCGCCgcatcttcatcatcacccCTGCCGCTGCCTTCAAGAAGGTCCACCAGCAGCTCGACAACTCCATCGGCGACGTCTCCTGGCTCCTCCGCGTCTCAGCCCCTGCAGACGACCGCGACGACGAGTACCTCGGCCTCCCCCCCATCGCCGCCAACGAGCCCATTTTATGCCTCATTTGGGAGCAGATCGCCATCCTCTGCTCCGGCAGTTTGGATGACCGCGCTGACGCCGCTGCCTCTCTAGTCTCCCTCGCCCGCGACAACGACCGCTACGGCAGCCTGATTATCGAGGAGAGCGGCGTGGTGCCGCTGCTGAAGCTGCTCAAGGAAGGCCGGATGGAGGGGCAGGAACACGCGGCCCGGGCTATCGGGTTGCTCGGGAGGGATCCGGAGAGTGTGGAGATCATCGTCAACGCCGGCGTGTGTGGGGTAGTGGCGAAGATTTTAAAAGAAGGCCACATGAAGGTGCAGATTGTGGTGGCGTGGGCGCTGTCGGAGCTCGCCGCGAACCACCGGAAATGCCAGGATCCTTTCGCACAGCACAACGTCATCCGCCTCCTCGTCAGCCACCTCGCCTTCGAAACCATCCCCGAGCACAGCAAATACGCCATCGCCACCAACAAACAATCGATCCACTCGCTTGTAATGGCGAAttcaaaccctaaccctaaccatAAAAGCAACGAAACAGAGGAAAAGCACCACGGCGTCGCCGATCACCCCATGGACAATCAAATGCCTAGCCAAATGCACAATATCGTCACCAACACCTTGGCTATGAAATCAACAATGTTGCCGGTGCCGCACAAATCCGCCGCATCTCCATCTCCGATCAGCCACTCCGACATCGGCGAAAAAAGCGGAAAAACGAATAAACAACAGAGTCACCAGttcatcaaacaaaacaaaggcAATGGATTACCAGGATCCAGCATCAAACGCAGAGAATTCGAAGATCCGGCTACAAAAGCAGAGATGAAAGCGATGGCAGCCAGAGCCCTACGCTACCTCTGCGCAGGAAACGTATCCGTATGCAAAAGCATAACAGAGTCACGCGCTCTGCTCTGCCTCGCCGTACTCCTAGAAAAGGGGGAAACCGAAGTGAAGTACAATTCCGCCATGGCGTTGATGGAAATCACCGCCGTGGCCGAGCAGGACTCAGATCTGAGGCGATCGGCGTTCAAACCAACCGCTCCGGTGGCGAGAGCGGTGGTGGATCAGTTCCTCCGAATCGTGGAAAAGGCAGATTGCGAGCTCCTGATCCCTAGCATAATGTCAATTGGAAACCTAGCGAGAACGTTCAGAGCAACGGAGACGAGATTCATACCGGCATTGGTGAATCTGCTGGACGACAGGGAGCCGGAGGTGAGCTgcgaggcggcggcggcgctgaACAAGTTCGTGTGCTCGGAGAATTTCCTGCACGAGACGCACAGCAAGGCGATCATCAATAGCGGAGGGCACAGGCATCTGATCCCGCTGATCTACTTCGGGGAGCAGATGGTGCAGATTCCGTCGTTCATACTGCTGTGCTATCTGGCGATGCACGTGCCGGATAGCGAGACGCTGGCGCAGGAAGACGTGTTGATAGCGCTGGAGTGGTCGACGAAGCAGCAGCATCTGATGCAGGATGAGGGCATTGTTACGCTCGTTTATGAAGCTAAGAAGAGATTCGAGCTCTATCAATCTAGAGTCTCCAAACAGTACCACTGA